The region ATTTTACCTGGTTAAGGATCCAGCTGGTAAATAAGGCTTATTTGCTAAAGACCTTCAGGCAGTATCTCTTCCCCCTGTATCCCTggcaaccccacccccaccccgccacccctgGCTGTGAACACCCTTCTAGCAGGCTTGGGGATACTGGCTATAGGTGAGGGGGATCCCGATGTGATAGTCCCGAATGGCATTGAGCACACGCAGGTCCTGACACATACGCACGAAGCCATCAGGTGGAAATCTGTCGAGGAAACACTTTCCGAAGGAAGCAGCCTTCGGAGAAGAACCAGAGGACAATAGAAGCGAGCTCCCCTCACACCAGCCCAACCCTGCCCAGTGCCCCTCCCACTAGCCCTGTAGCCCAAGCCAACCCTGAGCAGACTCTTCTGCATGTCTGGCCGGTGCTCATGTCCCGCAGCCTCAATGCACTGCTGCACGGCCTGGGTCAGCTGCCCCAGCTCCTGGATCTCCCGCAGGTACTCATCCGCTTTCTGGCTCTCTTTCTGGGGGAAGTGGGAATGCCAGGGATGGAACATCATGATGGAGAATACCCCCACATCTGGCCCCCCGTCCCTCTGGAATGTGGTTCAAATGAGCTGCAGAAGCTAGAGCCCAAGCTACCTCAGCCCACTCAGTTTACCAAGGTGTTCAGTATTCCCCACAATTGCCTGTGAGAGGCCCTGAgacctcttttattttattttatttttatttttattgatttcagagaggaagggagagagagagatggaaacatcaatgatgagagatcagctgcctcttgcatgccccctattggggatcaagcctgcaacctgggcatgtgcccatgaccggatttgaacctgggacccttcagtccgcaggccaacactctagccactgagcttaACCAGTTAGGGCGGCCCTCAGACCTCTTGATAGTAGCCCTGACTTGTGCCTGGGCTGGGGATAGTggggcctccctgcccctctctatTACCACATGGAGGGCCCGTGTCACTTTAGTCCACCTGAGCTGGCTTTCTTCAGCCCAGCCTAGTGTCCTGCCTGGACCCCCTCTTCACAGGTGGCACCTGGCCGTATCCTCCCATGcccaggcagggggctgggccaaTTAGGGGAAGGAGAACATTTTAGGGttcagggagaggcccagggcttTACCTCATATTCCTTCTGGGCCTCTAACAGCAGTGCTCCGGGGGCCATTGAGGCAATTTTGAAGATCTCCTCGCTGGCCACTGGGGAAGAGATATGGTGAgtgtaggaggcaggcagggaaccctCAGCTCTCCCTCAAGGCTCTAATCCTACTCTGGAGCACTGCCCCACAGCAGCTGTGGTGCCAAGGTGCCCCCGGCCCAGGTCTTGTGGTGCCTTTGTGAGGGCCTCACCTGGAACCTCATGTAGGAACTCATGGGTGCTGCGGGAGAAAATGCGGACCCCATCCAGCTCAGGTACCAGGTAGGAGTCCTCATCCAGCACAAACCTGAGCTTGGTCAAGGTTCCTAAGATGGGACGGGTCAGAtgaccccccttcccctctcctttcccatcCCCACAGGTAGCCCTTCAAGGATACTGGATGCTCTCAGGTGCATCACCCACCACCATCAGCCGCTTCTCCCAGGCCACCACAACAGCCCTCTCCTTGCTACGAGGACGGCTGCACCTGTGGACAGCACCACACATACATGTTTGAGACATACACCGGACGCCAGGTCCTCAGCCAAGTCTCTCACATCACTGCTTATTTATATCACTTTGCCTTGGGATAGTCCTGTGCATGATTCTTGCTCCTTATCCCATCCTCTGATTGACTTGAGGGCTTCCCTTTGACCCTGTGCTGTCAGCTCCAGCTGAGGCCCACAGCGGGCAGGGGTTCCCTTCCAGTGTGCACTGGCAGAGAAGGTATGATGCAAGCTCCACTTGGCGTGGCCAGTAGACAGGATGAATCAAAGTGTCCCAGGAAACAATGCTATATCCACCCTCACCCGCAGCATAAGATTCCCATCCTCACCAGACCATCTGCTTCGGGGGGGCCCGGATGTTGCAGTTGAACTCGCAGAGTTTTTCCTGAAAGGATGCAGGGAATGTCATGGTCCTGTCCAAGAGCTCAAGTTAAAAAGCCCCTTCTCTACTCGAATCCCTGGACAAGGCAAAATGCCCCTGTGTTTTCCCAGGACAAACCTTGAGTGAAGCTGTCCCCATCCAAATATAGCCTGTGTCTGTGAAGAGTGCCAGGTGTCGGTAGGTGAAAGAAACAGCCATCTGCAGGAAGCTGCTCactcctggggccaggccagggggtgtctggggcagggccagagAGGACACCCAAAGATACTAACTTCTCAGcgcctcctccaggcctcccccaaCCTTCCATTTCACTCCCATTTCACAAGCCCTCACCACGGTGGAGCAGGTTGCATGGTCCAGGAGGTAAAGATCGGGCCCCACAGCCAGAAGAATGTGTGCCACTCGGTCCTGGCACAGTGTGGTCCAGCAGGAGGGGGCGCTCTGCAAACCTGTGGTCAGGCAAGAGGACAACCCCAGGATGACCAGAGCCCAAAGCTTCTGCCTCTGTGGATCCCGCAGTCTGGAAGCACTCTGTGGGCACCGAATGATTTTCTCGGGGGTGTCAGCGCTCACCTGGCACTTCTGGCATTCGGCGGAGTTTGAGGTCACCCACATTGGCACTGAGGGTGAAGCGGTGGGCCCCTGTGAGGATGGCCACTCCGGAGCCAAACTCAGTATGGAAGATTCGAGCATCTAGAACCCTATTCTGGAGCACCTCCTGGGGAGAGGGACAAGTGGAGAGGGACCTTGAAAAAATCATAGGGTCACAGACTCCATCCCTTTTCCCCAGCTTCCTGTGGCCCCTACATTGCCCATACTGAAGTGTCTCCGGAAGTCTCCATGAAGCCCATAAACCAGTACTACACCATCTTCCTGCACGCAGAGGAGCTCCTCTTCAGCTGACCAGCCCAGGGACACCACTGGCCCACTCTTCCACTGTAGAGGAGAAGAAGTTCATGAGACTATCTTGGGACGCAGAAGCActgcctggcccccacccccaaggcagGCCAAGGGTGCTCACCAGCAGACTGGCCAGAGGCATGCCAGAAGCAGAGTAGATGTCCAGTACCGGCCGTACACTTGCAGCCTTCTCCTTCCGCCAGGGGTTCCTCAGCAGTGCTGCAGTTGGAGAAGAGACCTCCTGTCCTAGTTCACTAGTCCCAGCCCACGTGAAGCAGGCCCCACTCCTGCTCCTCAGGCCCACCATATGAAGCAGGCCTCACGAGAACCAGAATTAAAAGCATCTCAGTTTGGGGGGAGGGTGGCATATGCCAGCGAGAACAACCCAACAATAAGACCCCTATAAATCCAGGCCCTTGAGTTCATCCCATGGTCCCAGAGCATGCCGAGGCAGAGGGGTGACTTACCAATGGGGCCTCCATAAGGCGCAGCAGCCACCAGGCAGTCTCTGAGTTCCTCCTTCAGGTCCCAGTCCATGCTGTACAGCTCATATTTCCTGCCCACAGAAAGGTGAACAGAAATTAGCCTCCTCGTGCCCATGCATCTAGATGAAGTGAGCCCCAGAGGAACCCCTAAAACCTCCATTTGTTCTCCACAGGAAACTTGAGGCCCCTctaggggtggggggatggggaagaTGATGACTAGAAACAATATGCATGCTTAGGTGCAGCAGGCAAGGATGGGGTTCTTGGGCAAGTACACAAGGATGGCAGGAGCTCCTGGGACAGACAGGCTGTGCGGCCAATATCCAGGACACAAACTGAGATAGGACTAGGGTGGGTGGCCGGCTTGAGTCTGTATTAGCAGGAAATAAAACCCTGCCAGAGGGTCTCTCAGGATGGAGAGCCTTTCttctatttctgattttttttttaagaatagtttattgaattttttattttatttatttatttttagtttattgatttttaaagagaaaggaaggaggagggagagagagaaacattaatatggGAGcacaacatcgatcagctgcctcctgtatgaccccccctactggggattgagcccaggaGCCCATAAGTCCACAAtcagggcttgtgcccttgacagggaatcaaaccagcaacctcttaaTGCACAGGaagacgcccaaccaactgagccacactgaccagggctattTCTGGTTAGTAACACTGAGTCAGGTCATGGGCTTTATACCCGGGGGTCCAGCTCAGCACTGGTTAAATAAAGAACTCAGTTTCAGAAGTACTGAGTTAGCAGTGCCTGAAAGAAACCCAAGAGGAGCTCTTCAGTGAGTCCAGAGCTGGGGAGAGTCCTGGGTTAGAGATGTCAATCTGTGAATGCTTGGCTTACAATAGGAAACTGAAATCACAAGCCAGCACAAGATGACTGCAATCTGAGATGTGTGAGGACAGTGTGTGCCGCATGAGAAGACAAAgtaggaggggagaagggaacagAGGAGTAGGCACTATTCCAGGATGTCAAGGAAAATCGGTGGCTAAGGAGAGTGCTTTGGCTGGTATCATTTCAGGAGCCTTCCCATTAAAGATCAGAAAGATGCTCACCATTACCGTCTTTCTATTTGACATTCTTCTTGGGGTTCTAgccaaaataatttaagaaaaaaacaaaacaaaacagaagtttCTATTTTGGAAAAGGAGTGAGACTGTTACTATTTACAAATACTGTGATTGTCTACTTAGAAAATCCAAACCAGTCTATGGAACAATGAATAAAAGAGCTCAGTTGAGTGAGCAACAGAAgtcaatgtattttcttttttaaaatatatttttattgaaaacaaattttttttaagagagagaggaagggagaggggtagagagatagaaacatcgatgagagaggaacgtCATcaatcggcttcctcctgcacgcctcctactggggatcaagcctgaaaccaagcatgtgccctgaccgggaatcaaaccggtgatttcttagttcctgggtcgacactcaacggctgagccaaaccagccgggcaGAAGTCAATATATTTTCTACACCAATCAACTGTCTGTATACTATAGCAAGAACCAATTAGAAACGTAACTTTAAAAAGAGCCTGATCATGACAGCAATAAAACTATAAGGTACcccaaaataaacataaaaaacatttttacaaaatcaTATCAAAATTTACTCAAGGATATagaagacagaaaatattttaaaatgatctatAAATGCACAagaatttcaataaaaatcaCCCCCAATGTTTGGGGGGAAGGGAAGTCCAAACTGATTCTAGTTTGTCTGGGGGGAAAGATAATCTGAAAAAGTAAATATTGGAAGATATttagaaacatttgaaaatatgagAACACATGTATATTAGATATCAagtatcttctataataataaaagtgcaatatgctaatgagaccagatgtccttccggacgaccttccggacgaagccagggcttcgAAGGAAGCccgggttccgggtgccagagagaagcaggTGCCGGCAGCTAGCCAGGGGAATGAAGGCCTACTctcacacgaatttcgtgcatcaggcctctagtactatataaaacTAAAGTTAATGAAAACTTGTTTTGGCACAGGAATAAGCAAATAGGAAGAGAACAGAATCCAGGAAAAGACCTGAGAATTGAACATGTAATAAAATTGGCATTTCAAATAAGTGCAAAATGATACCTGAAATGAGACAATGGCCCATACAGGAAGACTCATAGTAAATACTATTTCATTACTTAATctctacaataaaatattttccagatggaattcaaaatttaaatgttaaaaaaagaatgccaCATCAGAAAAAATCTTGGCTATTTTAACAATCTCAAAGTAGAAATGATTTCTAAGCATGACATAAAACCCAGAAGCCACAATGAAAAAGACcaacaaataaaaactaagaacttgccctgactggtttggctcagtggatagagcgttggcctgcagactgaagggtcccgggttcgattccggtcaagggcatgtaccttggttgcgggcacatccccagtggggggtgtgcaggaggcagctggtagatgtttctctatcatcgatgtttctgactctctatccctctcccttcctctctgtaaaaaatcaataaaatatatttaaaaaaaacacaaaaacaaaactaagaacTTCTGTATACTTCTATGTAAAAACAACACGTTTGcttacatttgaaaaaaagaaactttggTAAGATTTATAAGAATCTAGTAACAATGGTTACTTGTAGGTGAGGGGTGGAATTAGTTGAATAAGACCAGGGATAGGAATGAGACTTTGAGTTTTTAAACATTAAcagttctttaatttttaagaaagtttttttttaacttactgatttgagagagcaacatcgatttgttcaacttatttatgtattcattggctaattcttttttttaaaatcctcacctaagaagtgaggatatttttttcattgatttttagagagtggagagtggaagggagggggtgactgtgggaagagagaaagagagaaacatggatatgagagagacacattgattggctgcctcctgcgtgtgccccaatgggggttggggaagtgggagggcaggagtcaaacctgcaacccaggtatgcgccCCTAATCAGAATCTAACCCAAGAGACCCTCTGGTGTGaaggcccatgctctaaccactgacccatgctgggCAGGACCATCGactgattcttctatgtgccctgagcTACCTGGCAAGGGCCAATACTTATTTGTTAAgataattaacattaaaaaacttttatacattaaaaaatatccattaaaataaAGCAGGAAGACAAACTATGGGGAAAATGTGATACACGTGAAgagatattttcttaaaaaatacaaaaggctctaattaattttattttctttatttttttattaaatttattggggtgacattaacaaagttacacaggtttcaggtatacaattctacaacacatcatctgtaaatTTAGTATTATGCTTACCACCTAAGCCAAgtttccttctatcaccatttatctcctctttaccttctaattaaaatttttaaatgaaaataaaactaaagtagAAAGCTAGTCAAAAGCCATATCATACTACTTTATGTGAAAACACTTTTCAAACTACacataaaaatcttgaaaaaatataatctaatatttttataatgtgaaCTATGGAAAAGTCTTTTAGAGCAAGACACAAAACCCAGAAATTAACAAGGAAAAGATTTTATTACATGAAATAGCTATTCAACTTTTAAATATGTACACCCTCTGACTTACCAGTTTCCTTCCAAGAGTCTAACTTAGAAAACTACTTGAAGTGCACAAAGGTATGAATTCACTGCAGCACTATTTAAAATAGTTTCAGAAAATCCTGGAAAAATCTTCTTAAATGTTCATCAAAACAGGACTGGTTAAATAAACGACAGTATGCCCATTCTGGGCAATATCATGTGGCTATTAATAAGGTGgctctggccctagccggtgttttcagtggctggagcatcaacctgagcaccaaagggtctcgggttcaattcctggtcaagagcacgtacctgggttacaggttcaatccctggccctggtcgaggCACGTGTGGGACACAAGcaatcgatgtatctctttcacattgatgtttctctctctttctctcttccctttccctctctccctccactctctctaaaaagtaatgaaaaaatatcctcaagtgaggattaacaacaacaaaataaggtgACTGAGGGAACTAACATGAAATTATCTCCAacacattgttgttgtttttttaattaaatctttattgttcagattattacatttgttcctttttttttcccccccataactcccctcctcccagttcccgccccaccctccgccctcactccccacccactgtcctcatccataggtgcacgatttttgtccagtctcttcccacatctcccacacccctttcccccccaagaacagtcagtccattccctttctatgtccctgattctattataatcaccaattcattctgttcatcagattatttattcacttgattcttagattcacttgttgatagatgcatatttgttgttcataatttgtatctttacctttttcttcctcttcctcttcttaaaggatacctttcagcatttcatataatcctggtttggtggtgatgaactcctttagcttttccttatctgtgaagctctttatctgaccttcaattctgaatgatagctttgctggataaagtaatcttggttgtaggttcttgctattcatcactttgaatatttcttgccactcccttctggcctgcaaagtttctgttgagaaatcagctgacaatcgtatgggtattcccttgtaggtaactgagtttctttctcttgctgtttttaagattctctctttatcttttgctcttggcattttaattatgatgtgtcttggtgtggtcctctttggattccttttgtttggggttctccgcgcttcttggacctgtaagtccatttctttcaccaggtgggggaagttttctgtcattatttcttcaaataggttttcaatatcttgctctctctcatcttctggcacccctataattctgatgttggtacgcttgaagctgtcccagaggctccttacactatcctcgcatttttggattcttttttcattttgcttttccggttggatgttttttgcttcctcgcatttcaaatcattgacttcattcttgcgctcctctggtctgctgtcgggcgtctgtataatattcgttatttcagtccgtgtgtgcttaatttctagttggttccccaatataagatcgagggtcttattagttttcgtgtagatctcattaagtttatcggcagcttctaaacagttcttgagagaccttaaaagtgtggttctgaactctatttcttccattgacaattttgtcctgtttctttgtctccgcattttgttatgcttccttggtgcaccccctagtggtctttgttcgtagtcttatagataaatcttgattgttgtagctaattccagggagggtttgacctccaggccaagtggctatgagaatcagctgtgtcagcagtgagagaacttctgtcctctagggaggtgctaatctagcctttgcctgaggctatccggcaagtgcctctgtgcagggcttgggtggggcgggtcgcacaggatcaacagggtgggccggagagagcagttatggcggctctcagtcctgtcccaaggggctctgcctctctgagtcccagcacccgctgcaaagctcggacagaaagctgcactcgctctgaccgaag is a window of Myotis daubentonii chromosome 8, mMyoDau2.1, whole genome shotgun sequence DNA encoding:
- the VPS16 gene encoding vacuolar protein sorting-associated protein 16 homolog, giving the protein MDCYTANWNPLGDSAFYRKYELYSMDWDLKEELRDCLVAAAPYGGPIALLRNPWRKEKAASVRPVLDIYSASGMPLASLLWKSGPVVSLGWSAEEELLCVQEDGVVLVYGLHGDFRRHFSMGNEVLQNRVLDARIFHTEFGSGVAILTGAHRFTLSANVGDLKLRRMPEVPGLQSAPSCWTTLCQDRVAHILLAVGPDLYLLDHATCSTVTPPGLAPGVSSFLQMAVSFTYRHLALFTDTGYIWMGTASLKEKLCEFNCNIRAPPKQMVWCSRPRSKERAVVVAWEKRLMVVGDAPESIQFVLDEDSYLVPELDGVRIFSRSTHEFLHEVPVASEEIFKIASMAPGALLLEAQKEYEKESQKADEYLREIQELGQLTQAVQQCIEAAGHEHRPDMQKSLLRAASFGKCFLDRFPPDGFVRMCQDLRVLNAIRDYHIGIPLTYSQYKQLTIQVLLDRLVLRRLYPLAIQICEYLRLPEVQGVSRILAHWACYKVQQKDVSDEDVARAINQKLGDTPGVSYSDIAARAYGCGRTELAIKLLEYEPRSGEQVPLLLKMKRSKLALSKAIESGDTDLVFMVLLHLKNELNRGDFFMTLRNQPMALSLYRQFCKHQELETLKDLYNQDDNHQELGSFHIRASYAAEERIEGRVAALQTAADAFYKAKNEFAAKATEDQVRLLRLQRRLEDELGGQFLDLSLHDTVTTLILGGHNKRAEQLARDFRIPDKRLWWLKLTALADLEDWEELEKFSKSKKSPIGYLPFVEICMKQHNKYEAKKYASRVGPEQKVKALLLVGDVAQAADVAIERRNEAELSLVLSHCTGATDGATADKIQRARAQAQKK